In Phyllobacterium sp. T1293, the genomic window CCGGCCTGTGGCTTGGCATGAGCGAACATCACCTTCCATTTGGAGGAACCATAAGCCTCGATTATTTGGCATATCGGGGTGTTTTGCAAAGCATTGTCCGGTCCCTCAAAGTTCTCGGATTCCAGAGATTGCTTATCGTCAACGGACACGGCGGCAATATCGACCCCTTGGCCGTTGCGGTCAGGGAGTTAGCGGTTGAGTACGAAATGCCTATTATTGCAACAACCCCATGGATGCTTGCTTCTGAAAAACAGGCCGCGATCTTCGAGGTCGACGCAGGTCCCACGCATGCATGTGAAGGCGAGTCGTCTGTCATGCTGGCCATCGCAGGTGATGTGGTGCGGGTGGAAAGATTTGCTGAAGCTGCAGAAAAGCATGACGGTGCAGTCTCAGTGCCATCTGGGATATCGCGGTTCTATGCCTTTCCAGAGCGGGCACCCGTGACTGGAACCATGGGCGATCCGCGATCAGCCACAGCACAAAAGGGCGAACAATTTCTCAAAGTACAAGCCGATGAGTTGGTTATGCTTATCCGCTCCGAGCAAATTTGGACCAAGCCGCAAGCTGTTTGGGGAAAATGGTGATCCCTTGGGATGATACCCGGTGAGATTGACGCCGGTCATAAAAACGAAGAGGAGAACATCAAATGTATTTCGGCAACGTCCGACATTCTGTAAAATTCGTCAGCACAGCTTTATCCGTGCTTTTTAGTCTGGCATTCATAACTTCTGTGCAGGCGAAAACGCTTGTCTATTGTTCAGAGGCTTCGCCCGAAGGGTTTGATCCAGCTCTTTATTCAGCCAATAGCACTTGGGACGCTTCATCAAAGCCGGTTTATAATCGTCTTGTGGAGTTTCGAAACGGGACGACGACAGTCATACCTGGGTTAGCTGAAAGCTGGACGATATCGGAAGATCATCTCACATATACATTCAAGCTTCGAAGCAATGTAAAATTCCATACGACCGAATATTTTACACCAAGCCGGAATTTGAACGCCGACGATGTGGTGTTCTCGTTAAAACGACAGCTCGACAAAAATGAGCCTTGGCATGATTACATCCAAGGGGTCACTTGGGACATGTCGAGTGGGATGGGGTTCACAGAACTTATTAAAGATATAAGTAAAGTCGACGATTTGACTGTAAAGATCGTTCTGACTGCACCAAGTGCGCCGGTCCTTGCGAATCTTGCAATGGATTTCGCATCAATCGTTTCAAAAGAGTATGCTGATCAATTGCGGGCAGAGGCAAAAATGTCCCAATTTAACGAATTGCCTATTGGAACCGGGCCGTTCCAGTTCGTCAACTACCAGCCGGACGCAACAATACGATATATTGCCAATAGCGATTATTGGGGCGGAAAGCCGCCGATTGATAATCTGATCTTTTCCATAACTCTGGATCAATCGACACGGTTACAAAAGCTTCGAGCAGGTGAATGTCAGATTGCATCTTATCCTGCACCCGCTGACGTGGAAATGTTAAAAGCCGACAAAGACCTTACAGTCCTTGAAGAGCCAGGATTGAATGTCGCCTATCTCGCATACAACACGCTCGTTTCGCCTTTCGATAAGGTCGAAGTACGTCAAGCACTCAACATGGCCATCAATAAAAAAGCCATTGTAGATGCGATCTTTCAGGGGATGGGGCAGGTTGCAAAAAATCCGTTGCCACCAGCTGTCTGGGGGTACAACGACGCGATTAAGGACGACGTTTATGATCCGGTTCAGGCCAAACTGATACTGCAGAAAGCAGGAGTGAAAAATCTGGCCATGAAAGTTTGGGCCATGCCCGTCAGCCGACCCTATATGCCCAATGCCCGCCGTACTGCAGAATTGATCCAGGCAGATTTTGCGCAAGTGGGGGTCTCCGTCGAAATTGTCTCCTATGAATGGGGAGAATATCTCAAAAAGGCACGCGACAGAAATCGCGATGGTGCTGTTATTCTGGGCGGAACGAGTGATAATGGTGATCCGGATAACCTTCTGAGCTACTTCTTCAGTTGTTCCAGTGTCGGTGGCAGTAACTTTTCCAATTGGTGTTATCAGCCTCTGGATACCCTTTTGCAGATGGCGCGGACGCTTTCAGATCAAGATGAACGCGCTAAACTGTATGAGAAGGCTCAAGTTATCATCAAGGAGCAAGCGCCGATTGCATCGATAGACCATTCGATGGTGGTAATGCCGATGTCGAAAAAAGTCTCCGGGTATGTCTTGGATCCGCTGGGGTCACATCGTTTTGACGGCGTGGATATCGCCGAATGAGTTCAGTCGGCTTTCGCCATTAACTGGACCTGTTTGAGCAGGTCCAGTCTATAAAAGCTGTTTCAAGACCAATCATGTAGCGGCGAAGTTGGAAACATTCCTTTGTCAAACAATTGGGCCAGATTAACCGCTTCTTCTACCCCTAAGAGCATCCGAAAAAATTCTCGTAGCGCGCGCCTCCCGCTGTGGAAATACATTCAAAGAGTGTCTTGGCCTGAAATTCAACGTCTGAATCTTCTTCACAGATCATCATGTAAGGAGCGGTGCGTAGCGTTAATGTTGCTATCGGTCGTGGTTCGCAGCATGGATAAACTTCGCGACTTTTTACTTAATCACAGCTTAATTTCGATCAGATCCGGTCGATCAATGGACCACGGCTCATCAGGCGGCAAAGCTTACATATTCCTGCTCTCATCGAACAGGCTGCTCACCTTCGCTTTCATGCGATGTTTCTTCGATTGCCGCCGGCTCGTGATCAGGCCGTTGCACTTTCGCATCATCATTGTCGGAAGGCTCGATAACCTGCTCATTG contains:
- a CDS encoding creatininase family protein — translated: MTTEVEWARLTAPELKVRAAQSNSLVILPVGSLEQHGPHLPVITDTASAVAVSVQAAKSVAVDTSVTVLPGLWLGMSEHHLPFGGTISLDYLAYRGVLQSIVRSLKVLGFQRLLIVNGHGGNIDPLAVAVRELAVEYEMPIIATTPWMLASEKQAAIFEVDAGPTHACEGESSVMLAIAGDVVRVERFAEAAEKHDGAVSVPSGISRFYAFPERAPVTGTMGDPRSATAQKGEQFLKVQADELVMLIRSEQIWTKPQAVWGKW
- a CDS encoding ABC transporter substrate-binding protein, giving the protein MYFGNVRHSVKFVSTALSVLFSLAFITSVQAKTLVYCSEASPEGFDPALYSANSTWDASSKPVYNRLVEFRNGTTTVIPGLAESWTISEDHLTYTFKLRSNVKFHTTEYFTPSRNLNADDVVFSLKRQLDKNEPWHDYIQGVTWDMSSGMGFTELIKDISKVDDLTVKIVLTAPSAPVLANLAMDFASIVSKEYADQLRAEAKMSQFNELPIGTGPFQFVNYQPDATIRYIANSDYWGGKPPIDNLIFSITLDQSTRLQKLRAGECQIASYPAPADVEMLKADKDLTVLEEPGLNVAYLAYNTLVSPFDKVEVRQALNMAINKKAIVDAIFQGMGQVAKNPLPPAVWGYNDAIKDDVYDPVQAKLILQKAGVKNLAMKVWAMPVSRPYMPNARRTAELIQADFAQVGVSVEIVSYEWGEYLKKARDRNRDGAVILGGTSDNGDPDNLLSYFFSCSSVGGSNFSNWCYQPLDTLLQMARTLSDQDERAKLYEKAQVIIKEQAPIASIDHSMVVMPMSKKVSGYVLDPLGSHRFDGVDIAE